GGCCGGAGCCCACTCGCTCTGCCCGACGGCGCCAGACGGGGCCGTCGGCGCAGGCTCCTCGGGCTCAGCGGGCGGACTGTCGCTCGTGCTTGATGCACGCGGCTCACGCGGCGCGGCCTGTGCTGGAGAGACTGGCGCAGCAGCACTGGCACCTGGATCGGGGGCGCCGTCAACCTTGGCGATGTATTTCACACGCAGACCGAGAACGTCAACAATCGCCGAACGAAGGTGCTCGCTCGGACCATCTCCTCCGGCAAGCTTCTTAAACGATTCGAGGTCTTTGGGGCTGGGGAAGACGAGAGTGAGGATGTCTTCTTTGAGATCACGAACATCGGCGTTCATCACGAGCATCCACGTTGACCGCTTCGCTTTTGCCACGTGCTCGAGCACCTCTGGCCACGAATCGCGCAGCATCTGCAGGGTGACGGGGCCGGTGGGCTTCGGTCGCGTCACAGGTGCGGGCTTTGACACCTTCTGCACTGGGGGCGCTTCGGCGGCAGCCGGGCGCTGCGGCTCAGGCTGACGCGGTGCGGCAGCGGGAGCCGTCTGCTGTGAGGCGATCGGTGTTGCTGCCGGCGGTTGAGCGTCAGCATCCGTCGGCATTCCCGCCCGACGTTCCAAGCGCTCAACTCGCGCGAGAGCACCCCGCTCAGTCTCGTCGACAGACGGAACAAGCATGCGCGCGATCATCAGCTCGAGGTGAAGTTTCGGTGACGTGGCACCGGTCATGTCGGTGAGCGCTGTGTTGGCGATGTCGGCTGTGCGCGAGAGCTCGGCCTGGCCGAACAGCGCGGCCTGCGCGATCATGCGCTCGAGTTCGTCTTCAGGGAGCCCGCGCAGCACAGTGCCGGCGTTGCCCTGTGCTGCATCGACGACGATGAGGTCGCGGAGTCGCTCGAGAAGGTCGTCGACGAAGCGTCGAGGGTCTTGACCAGTCTGCACAACGCGGTCAACGGACTCGAAGGCACCTTTCGCATCGGCGCGACCGATCGCGCCGACAACCTCGTCAAGCAGTGCCGAGTGTGTATAGCCGAGCAGCGCAACGGCGCGTTCGTAGCCGACTGTCGTTCCATCGGAGCCGGCCATCAGCTGGTCGAGAAGCGACAGGGTGTCGCGCGGTGAACCGCCACCCGCACGAACGACGAGAGGAAGCACGCCCGGCTCGACCTGCACGCCCTCTTCGTCGCAGAGCCTCTGCGTGTATTCGAGCATCTGCGCTGGAGGAACGAGGCGGAACGGATAGTGGTGAGTGCGCGACCGGATCGTGCCAATCACCTTGTCGGGCTCGGTCGTCGCGAAAATGAACTTGATGTGGGGCGGTGGCTCTTCAACGATCTTGAGCAGAGCGTTGAAGCCCTGCGGCGTGACCATGTGCGCCTCGTCAAGAATGAAGATCTTGTAGCGGTCGCGCGCGGGAGCGAACACAGCGCGCTCGCGCAGGTCGCGGGCGTCGTCGACGCCGTTGTGGCTAGCCGCGTCGATCTCGACGACGTCGAGCGAACCTCCGCCGTCGCGGCTCAGCTCAACGCAGCTGGGACAGGTGCCGCACGGGGTATCGGTCGGGCCCTCGGCGCAGTTGAGGCACCGGGCGAGAATGCGGGCGGACGTTGTCTTGCCGCAGCCACGCGGGCCGCTGAACAGATACGCGTGATTGACGCGGTCGGTGCGCAGCGCTGTGCGCAGCGGATCGGTCACCTGAGACTGACCGATCATCTCTGAGAACGTCTCGGGCCGGTAGCGGCGATACAGGGCGGTAACCACGAGTCAATCGTAGTGGTCGCCACTGACAAACGGGTGGCCGCTCTCCACAGGCACACGGGCAGCACCGTCAGCCTCCCCACCGACGACACGAGACGGCTGCGTGCCGAAGAAGCGTCACAATGCAGAAGGGCGGATGCCGATGCATCCGCCCTTCTCACGCACAGTCACCTCGCTACGGAGTGCAGACCGCACCGGGAAGGTCGTAGTACGAGACAGTCTGACGCTTGTTTCT
The Paramicrobacterium chengjingii DNA segment above includes these coding regions:
- a CDS encoding DNA polymerase III subunit gamma and tau, whose protein sequence is MVTALYRRYRPETFSEMIGQSQVTDPLRTALRTDRVNHAYLFSGPRGCGKTTSARILARCLNCAEGPTDTPCGTCPSCVELSRDGGGSLDVVEIDAASHNGVDDARDLRERAVFAPARDRYKIFILDEAHMVTPQGFNALLKIVEEPPPHIKFIFATTEPDKVIGTIRSRTHHYPFRLVPPAQMLEYTQRLCDEEGVQVEPGVLPLVVRAGGGSPRDTLSLLDQLMAGSDGTTVGYERAVALLGYTHSALLDEVVGAIGRADAKGAFESVDRVVQTGQDPRRFVDDLLERLRDLIVVDAAQGNAGTVLRGLPEDELERMIAQAALFGQAELSRTADIANTALTDMTGATSPKLHLELMIARMLVPSVDETERGALARVERLERRAGMPTDADAQPPAATPIASQQTAPAAAPRQPEPQRPAAAEAPPVQKVSKPAPVTRPKPTGPVTLQMLRDSWPEVLEHVAKAKRSTWMLVMNADVRDLKEDILTLVFPSPKDLESFKKLAGGDGPSEHLRSAIVDVLGLRVKYIAKVDGAPDPGASAAAPVSPAQAAPREPRASSTSDSPPAEPEEPAPTAPSGAVGQSEWAPADDEPPFDPYEDAAPPDEPVPAPAQAAPVASEPAREPAAEPNAPVTGWSVVQIPSDDDADDAPSQVSEQRAATAPAPVAQPAQAASSQAEQQKPQPVQQKPGQVEAPGPDAAEQPVAQQQPQQQTQQQRSGRYGEAVVREVLRARFIEEQENTTQQRFN